A region from the Chitinophaga sp. Cy-1792 genome encodes:
- a CDS encoding glycoside hydrolase family 140 protein: protein MKKWLLAAGIFVGASALQAQTPLPLKVSENRRFFETSDGKPFFWLGDTGWLLFVKCNREDVIKYLDTRKKQGFNVIQVMVLHDVRKAKNAYGDSALINGDISRPRVSADPDNYWNHISFVIDEAAKRGIYIALVPVWGSNVKSGYVNAAQARVYARFLAERYGSKSNILWVNGGDIRGTEGQEVWKTIGETLKQYDPSHLVTYHPRGRYSSSEWFKNAAWMDFNMFQSGHRTYAQDTSANEKNHFGEDNWKYVVKDYQLQPVKPVLDGEPSYENIPHGLHDSLAARWTAADLRRYGYWSVFAGGAGFTYGENAVMQFHTKGDAGANYGVNMNWKDAVKSAGADQMLYLKLLMLSHSYFDRTPAPELLPHNNGKQYEHLVATKGSNYAYVYTYTGKPFEVDQAQLGFVPSKAQWYDPATGNPRDAVPAKTAAIAKYTPPARRADGSDWVLILDK, encoded by the coding sequence ATGAAAAAATGGTTGCTGGCAGCAGGAATATTCGTAGGTGCCTCTGCGTTGCAGGCACAAACACCTTTGCCTTTAAAGGTTTCGGAGAACAGGCGTTTTTTTGAAACATCTGATGGTAAGCCTTTCTTCTGGTTAGGAGATACAGGCTGGCTGCTGTTCGTGAAATGTAACAGGGAAGATGTTATTAAATACCTGGACACGCGGAAGAAGCAGGGATTCAATGTTATTCAGGTGATGGTGTTGCATGATGTGAGAAAGGCGAAAAATGCCTACGGCGATTCGGCGTTGATCAATGGAGATATATCCCGGCCGCGGGTTTCAGCGGATCCTGATAACTATTGGAACCATATCAGCTTTGTGATAGATGAAGCGGCCAAACGTGGCATCTATATCGCGCTGGTGCCGGTATGGGGCAGCAATGTAAAATCGGGGTACGTAAACGCTGCACAGGCAAGGGTTTACGCGCGCTTCCTGGCGGAAAGGTATGGCAGCAAATCAAATATCCTGTGGGTGAATGGTGGTGATATCCGTGGTACGGAAGGACAGGAGGTTTGGAAGACAATCGGTGAAACACTGAAGCAATATGATCCTTCGCACCTGGTAACCTACCATCCACGTGGCCGCTATTCCTCTTCGGAATGGTTTAAAAATGCCGCCTGGATGGATTTTAATATGTTCCAGAGTGGTCACCGCACCTATGCGCAGGATACCAGCGCAAACGAAAAAAATCATTTCGGAGAAGATAACTGGAAGTACGTAGTAAAAGATTACCAGTTGCAGCCAGTGAAGCCGGTATTGGATGGAGAACCTTCCTACGAAAATATCCCGCATGGATTGCATGATAGTCTGGCTGCCCGCTGGACAGCCGCAGACCTGCGCCGCTACGGCTATTGGAGTGTATTTGCCGGCGGCGCAGGCTTTACCTATGGCGAAAATGCCGTGATGCAGTTTCACACCAAAGGCGATGCAGGCGCCAACTACGGCGTAAATATGAACTGGAAAGATGCGGTGAAAAGTGCTGGCGCAGACCAGATGCTGTACCTGAAATTACTGATGCTCTCCCATAGCTACTTCGATCGTACACCTGCACCGGAACTGCTGCCGCACAACAATGGAAAACAATACGAACACCTGGTGGCCACTAAGGGAAGTAACTACGCATACGTATACACGTATACCGGCAAACCTTTCGAAGTAGACCAGGCACAGCTGGGGTTTGTGCCTTCAAAAGCGCAGTGGTACGATCCGGCAACGGGTAATCCCCGTGATGCTGTTCCTGCTAAAACCGCAGCCATAGCGAAGTATACACCTCCGGCACGCAGGGCAGATGGCAGCGACTGGGTACTGATTCTTGATAAATAA
- a CDS encoding glycoside hydrolase family 43 protein — protein sequence MRKRILYILIGMLAGLTSCSRQAYLFTGFHEPATDGLRLLYSYNGYTWKDMDTIFLKPQVGGQQVMRDPSMVQGPDGTFHLVWTSSWRNDKGFGYAASKDLLHWSAQQLVPVMEGTDAVNTWAPEIFYDKAKQDYKIVWASCIPGKFPKGLEEDSNNHRLYYTATKDFVSFSKTALFLDPGFSVIDAVIVPRKNQPYVLVLKDNTRPERDLKVATAEQLSGPWEHISPAFTTKLTEGPSVVKVGHQWLIYFDAYGQKTYEAVETGDFITFHPPSKKIIIPSGHKHGTIVPVKRKVVRDLLKQLNKS from the coding sequence ATGCGTAAACGGATACTATATATACTGATCGGAATGCTGGCAGGCCTGACTTCCTGTTCCCGGCAGGCATATCTGTTTACAGGATTTCATGAGCCGGCTACAGATGGATTACGCTTACTGTATTCCTACAACGGCTATACGTGGAAAGATATGGATACCATATTCCTGAAGCCGCAGGTAGGCGGGCAACAGGTAATGCGCGACCCCAGTATGGTGCAGGGGCCGGATGGAACCTTTCACCTGGTATGGACCAGCAGCTGGCGTAATGATAAAGGTTTCGGTTATGCTGCTTCAAAAGACCTGCTGCATTGGTCTGCACAACAGCTGGTACCTGTAATGGAAGGCACGGACGCCGTGAATACCTGGGCGCCGGAAATCTTTTATGATAAAGCAAAACAGGACTACAAAATAGTGTGGGCATCATGTATTCCCGGCAAATTTCCGAAAGGACTGGAAGAAGATAGTAATAACCACCGGCTGTATTATACGGCTACAAAGGATTTCGTCAGCTTCAGCAAAACAGCATTATTCCTTGATCCCGGTTTTAGTGTAATCGATGCCGTTATAGTGCCACGGAAAAATCAGCCATATGTGCTGGTGCTGAAAGATAATACCCGGCCGGAAAGGGATCTCAAAGTGGCCACTGCTGAACAGCTGTCTGGCCCCTGGGAGCATATCTCTCCAGCCTTTACGACTAAACTGACAGAAGGGCCATCGGTAGTGAAAGTTGGCCATCAATGGCTGATCTACTTTGATGCCTATGGCCAGAAAACATATGAGGCAGTGGAAACGGGTGATTTTATTACGTTTCACCCGCCATCTAAAAAAATTATTATACCATCCGGACATAAGCACGGAACGATTGTGCCGGTAAAAAGAAAAGTAGTACGCGACCTGCTGAAACAACTGAACAAATCATGA
- a CDS encoding exo-alpha-sialidase: MKLNPINYLLPALCMLPLLATAQDTVRYTGTTLSNVDYHHGQLPPAIGVHNIQVLRANRADTGVTHWTYNHAPMLAYWNNRFYLEYLSNPVGEHVPPGRTLLTSSEDGYHWQTPVVIFPEYKVPDGFVKPGHTDTAQNTLAVMHQRIGFYTAKSKRLFALGFYGVVLGKKDDPNDGNGIGRVIREVKTDGSLGPIYFLRYNHQFSEKNTSYPFYKSSKDKGLVMACEEILHNGLLMQQMVEESDRNDTLIPLRKDFKALSYYHLPDGRAVGLWKYALTSISANEGQTWQYNPTRAPGFVNANAKIWGQRTSDARYATVYNPSEFRWPLAVSTSADGLNYTNLLLVNGEIAGLRYGGAYKSYGPQYVRGIQEMDGTPPDGNMWVTYSMNKEDIWISKIPVPVTDKQTSDVKEVFAEMPATAALRYWNIYSPLWCKVAMDGNALSLADSDPFDYAKAERVFPQAKKTVLSFGLTPLQDNTGDLEIEVTDPKGMPCLRLLLDSTGTVYTKQGYRNRAIGKYKAGEQLAVTLELNTATRFYTVKINDGKPSLNVYFAPVATVNRIVFRTGKTVRFPDADTHTDQDYDLPAPDSKAPEARYLIHYLKTATQP; this comes from the coding sequence ATGAAGCTGAACCCGATCAATTACTTACTGCCTGCCTTGTGTATGTTGCCGCTACTGGCCACTGCACAGGATACGGTAAGGTATACCGGAACCACGTTATCAAATGTAGATTACCACCATGGCCAGTTACCGCCGGCCATAGGTGTACATAATATCCAGGTATTACGTGCCAACAGGGCGGATACAGGTGTTACACACTGGACCTACAACCATGCGCCTATGCTGGCCTACTGGAACAATCGTTTTTACCTGGAATACCTGAGCAATCCGGTGGGAGAGCATGTGCCACCAGGCCGTACGCTGTTGACGTCTTCGGAAGATGGCTACCACTGGCAAACGCCGGTAGTCATCTTCCCGGAATACAAGGTGCCCGATGGTTTTGTAAAACCAGGGCACACAGATACCGCACAGAATACCCTTGCGGTAATGCACCAGCGCATCGGGTTTTATACGGCGAAGTCTAAACGCTTGTTTGCACTGGGGTTTTATGGTGTGGTGCTGGGGAAGAAAGATGATCCCAATGACGGGAACGGTATTGGCCGTGTGATCCGGGAAGTGAAGACAGACGGTAGTTTGGGGCCTATCTATTTTCTCCGCTATAATCATCAATTCTCTGAAAAAAATACCAGTTATCCTTTTTATAAATCTTCCAAAGACAAAGGGCTCGTTATGGCCTGTGAAGAAATCCTCCACAACGGTCTGCTGATGCAGCAAATGGTGGAGGAGTCGGACAGAAATGATACGTTGATCCCGCTGAGGAAGGATTTCAAGGCACTGAGCTATTATCATCTGCCAGACGGCAGGGCCGTGGGTTTGTGGAAATACGCGCTCACCAGCATATCTGCCAACGAAGGACAAACCTGGCAATACAATCCTACCCGCGCGCCCGGCTTCGTGAATGCCAATGCCAAAATATGGGGGCAGCGTACTTCCGATGCGCGATATGCCACCGTTTATAACCCTTCAGAATTTCGTTGGCCCCTGGCCGTTAGCACCAGCGCCGATGGACTGAACTATACCAACCTGCTGCTGGTAAACGGAGAAATAGCCGGACTGCGCTATGGTGGCGCCTATAAAAGCTATGGGCCGCAATATGTGCGTGGTATCCAGGAAATGGATGGGACACCACCAGATGGTAATATGTGGGTGACATACAGTATGAATAAGGAAGATATCTGGATAAGTAAGATACCCGTGCCCGTTACTGATAAACAGACCAGTGATGTAAAAGAGGTTTTTGCAGAGATGCCTGCAACAGCTGCCCTCCGTTACTGGAATATCTATAGTCCGCTGTGGTGCAAAGTAGCCATGGATGGTAATGCCTTATCGCTGGCCGATAGCGATCCCTTTGATTACGCTAAGGCAGAAAGAGTGTTTCCTCAAGCGAAGAAAACGGTGCTTTCCTTTGGGCTGACGCCTTTACAGGATAATACCGGCGACCTGGAAATAGAAGTGACAGATCCCAAAGGTATGCCTTGTCTGCGTTTGCTGCTGGATTCCACCGGTACCGTATATACGAAACAAGGATACCGCAACCGTGCCATAGGCAAGTACAAAGCAGGTGAGCAGCTGGCGGTTACACTGGAATTAAACACTGCCACCCGTTTTTATACGGTGAAGATCAATGATGGTAAACCTTCGCTGAATGTATATTTTGCACCGGTAGCCACGGTGAACCGCATCGTTTTTCGTACGGGTAAAACCGTTAGGTTCCCTGATGCGGATACCCATACGGACCAGGACTATGACCTGCCGGCGCCCGACAGCAAAGCACCCGAAGCCCGCTACCTGATTCATTACCTGAAAACAGCTACACAGCCATGA
- a CDS encoding glycosyl hydrolase family 65 protein: MKMKLLLILLLFSGVVAAQSKPMLLKFADYKHYVSYFNTMEEENIKQAIPNDSAWAWMQENIPLFDCPQQNFEELFYYRWWTLRKHLKKTEKGYVFTEFLIQRSYADKYNLIASALGHHIYESRWLHHAVYMNDNLRVWYRANNGGPLKKLRFYSSWNIDAIYNRYLVNNDVAFVKDMLPDLLQDYNAWEQDRRLSSGLFWQYDVRDAMEETISGGRKEKNARPSVNSYMYGNARALAAMLDLGGMPEKAALYNAKADTIKQLVQDRLWNKTQQFFEVLKEADSLSNVKEEIGFIPWYFHLPDTAYNIAWSSLTDTRTFCAPFGITTADRSHPAFRSHGCCKCEWDGAVWPFATSQTLTALANLLNSSGQPYIADSNYFQLLQTYVESQYYRGRPYIGEYLDEKTGYWLKGDEERSRYYNHSTFNDLIITGLVGLRPAAGNEVTVHPLLPAGTWDWFCLDNVLYHGKYLTIIWDKSGNKYKKGKGLSVWANGKKIAAAPVLQPITGKL; this comes from the coding sequence ATGAAAATGAAACTATTACTGATACTGCTGCTGTTTTCCGGTGTGGTTGCCGCGCAGTCTAAGCCTATGCTGCTGAAGTTTGCCGACTACAAACATTATGTTTCCTACTTCAATACCATGGAAGAGGAGAATATCAAACAGGCTATTCCAAATGATAGCGCCTGGGCATGGATGCAGGAGAATATACCATTGTTTGATTGCCCGCAGCAAAACTTTGAAGAGCTATTTTATTACCGCTGGTGGACATTGCGCAAGCATCTGAAAAAAACAGAAAAAGGATATGTGTTTACAGAATTCCTGATACAGCGGAGCTATGCCGATAAATATAACCTTATTGCGAGTGCGCTGGGGCATCATATTTATGAATCCAGGTGGCTGCACCATGCGGTGTATATGAATGATAACCTGCGGGTATGGTACAGGGCCAATAATGGTGGGCCTTTGAAGAAGTTACGTTTTTACAGCAGCTGGAATATAGATGCTATTTACAATCGTTACCTCGTTAACAACGATGTCGCATTTGTGAAAGATATGCTGCCGGACCTGCTACAGGATTACAATGCATGGGAGCAGGACAGGCGCCTGTCTTCCGGCTTGTTCTGGCAATACGATGTGCGTGATGCGATGGAGGAAACTATTTCCGGTGGCCGTAAAGAAAAGAATGCGCGGCCGTCTGTCAATAGCTATATGTATGGCAATGCCCGTGCATTGGCTGCTATGCTTGATCTTGGTGGTATGCCGGAGAAAGCGGCATTGTATAACGCTAAGGCAGATACGATAAAGCAGTTGGTGCAGGACAGGCTCTGGAATAAAACGCAACAGTTTTTTGAAGTGCTGAAAGAAGCGGATTCTTTATCGAATGTAAAAGAAGAAATCGGCTTTATTCCCTGGTATTTCCATTTGCCGGATACTGCCTATAACATTGCCTGGAGCAGTCTTACGGATACCCGTACTTTTTGTGCACCATTTGGTATCACTACGGCAGACCGCAGCCATCCTGCGTTCAGGAGTCATGGTTGCTGCAAATGTGAGTGGGATGGGGCCGTATGGCCATTTGCCACTTCCCAGACGTTAACGGCGCTGGCCAACCTATTGAATAGCAGTGGGCAGCCTTATATTGCCGACAGCAACTATTTTCAGTTGCTGCAAACCTATGTAGAATCACAGTATTACCGCGGCCGCCCGTATATCGGAGAATACCTCGATGAGAAAACAGGCTACTGGCTCAAAGGCGATGAAGAACGTAGCCGCTACTATAACCACTCTACTTTCAATGACCTGATCATCACCGGCCTCGTTGGGCTGCGGCCTGCTGCCGGAAATGAAGTCACCGTGCATCCGTTGCTGCCTGCCGGCACCTGGGATTGGTTTTGCCTGGATAACGTGCTGTATCACGGGAAATATCTCACGATCATCTGGGATAAATCCGGCAATAAATACAAAAAAGGAAAAGGCCTGAGTGTTTGGGCTAATGGTAAGAAAATAGCGGCTGCACCTGTATTGCAGCCCATCACAGGGAAGTTATGA
- a CDS encoding glycoside hydrolase family 2 TIM barrel-domain containing protein produces MKTRWYIVIVLQLLLLPAMAQQTTKVYLSGTGPDHAVNWQFYCTAGMNAGKWTTIPVPSCWELQGFGKYNYGFAKDSVRGKESGLYKYTFDVPAQWKNKAVNLVFEGVMTDATVKINGRSAGAVHQGAFYAFRYDITALLKYGKQNILEVKVDKHSANESVNAAERRGDYWIFGGIFRPVWLEVLPAVHISNVSVNAGANGLFSASIAASQEADSLAAAIYDSKGQLFGSSAGTKGPAGFVVNARFASPVLWNPESPYLYKVIFSLYKNKQLQHTVSQTFGFRTVELRQRDGIYVNGVKVKMKGVNRHSFRPETGRTMSSNNSIEDVQLIKDMNMNAVRMSHYPPDEHFLEVCDSMGLFVLDELAGWHGHYDTPTGTKLLKEMMVHDRNHPSVVMWANGNEGGHNRDLDSLFYAWDMQQRPLVHPWELFNGIETQHYREYNYGIGNYNNGREIVMPTEFLHGQFDGGHGAGLEDYWEMMWHDPLSAGGFLWDFADQGVVRKDLHDSLDTDKFRGADGILGPHHEKEGSFFAIKEIWSPVHIARREIATGFDGSFTIENRYHYTNLKECHFSWKLQRLQAQEEVIGLAVAPDIAPSQQGTLQLHLPADWATYDVLQLKVSDSRGREIMTHTYPVHRPADMVTQLVHLSGDKKIITEKSDSLIKVSVGDISMVFNSKSGWLTKVENAKGLIPFANGPLLAEAVNNFQAITVIEENGQVIIESKFDRKTSYNTLRWTIYPSGWVRLDLHYFPGAYFTNYIGANFSFPEKDITSVTYMGDGPYRVWKNRQKGMQLGVWEKPYNNTETGEWPWIYPEFKGYYSNLYWAEFHMKENSFKVVNATEGVFLRLFTPAWKTDQWHNYEPLFPPGDISFLQGISSIGTKTQRNETTGPMGMKNIYYDYEKEPARALSMTLYFDFSGR; encoded by the coding sequence ATGAAAACACGCTGGTACATCGTTATAGTATTGCAATTGCTGCTGCTGCCTGCTATGGCACAGCAAACGACAAAGGTATACCTCAGTGGCACCGGGCCGGATCATGCAGTCAACTGGCAGTTTTACTGCACTGCGGGCATGAATGCCGGCAAATGGACAACGATTCCGGTGCCTTCCTGCTGGGAGCTGCAAGGCTTCGGCAAGTATAACTATGGCTTTGCGAAAGACAGTGTCAGGGGCAAAGAATCCGGCCTGTACAAATACACCTTCGATGTTCCGGCACAATGGAAAAATAAGGCGGTCAACCTGGTATTTGAAGGGGTAATGACAGATGCAACGGTAAAGATCAATGGTAGATCCGCAGGAGCGGTGCACCAGGGCGCTTTCTATGCCTTCCGGTATGATATTACGGCTTTATTGAAATATGGTAAGCAAAATATACTGGAAGTAAAGGTGGATAAGCATTCCGCGAACGAGTCTGTGAATGCGGCGGAGCGCCGCGGCGACTACTGGATATTCGGTGGCATTTTCCGCCCGGTCTGGCTCGAAGTGTTGCCGGCTGTTCATATCAGTAATGTAAGTGTCAATGCGGGTGCAAATGGCCTGTTTTCCGCCAGCATAGCGGCTTCGCAGGAGGCTGATAGTCTGGCTGCTGCCATATACGACAGCAAGGGGCAGCTTTTCGGCAGTAGTGCCGGTACCAAAGGCCCGGCAGGGTTTGTGGTAAATGCCCGCTTTGCATCACCGGTGCTGTGGAATCCGGAGTCGCCGTATTTGTACAAGGTTATTTTCTCCCTATATAAAAATAAACAGCTGCAACATACGGTGAGCCAGACTTTCGGCTTCAGGACCGTAGAGCTGCGGCAACGGGATGGGATATACGTAAATGGTGTAAAAGTGAAGATGAAAGGCGTAAACAGGCATTCTTTCCGCCCGGAAACGGGGCGTACTATGAGCAGTAACAATAGTATAGAGGATGTGCAGCTCATTAAAGATATGAACATGAACGCTGTGCGCATGAGTCACTACCCGCCTGATGAGCACTTCCTGGAGGTCTGCGATTCGATGGGATTGTTTGTACTGGATGAACTGGCAGGCTGGCATGGCCACTATGATACACCCACCGGTACTAAGTTGTTGAAGGAAATGATGGTGCATGACCGGAATCATCCATCGGTCGTGATGTGGGCCAATGGCAATGAGGGTGGCCACAACCGCGATCTGGACTCGCTCTTTTATGCATGGGATATGCAACAGCGGCCACTGGTACATCCGTGGGAACTGTTTAATGGTATAGAAACGCAGCATTACAGAGAATATAATTATGGTATCGGCAATTATAATAATGGCCGCGAGATTGTGATGCCTACAGAGTTTCTGCATGGTCAGTTTGATGGCGGCCATGGGGCAGGGTTAGAAGACTATTGGGAAATGATGTGGCATGACCCGCTGAGTGCCGGCGGTTTCCTCTGGGACTTTGCCGATCAGGGTGTGGTACGTAAGGATTTGCATGATTCCCTGGATACAGATAAATTCCGCGGTGCCGATGGCATATTAGGCCCGCATCATGAGAAAGAAGGCAGTTTTTTTGCCATAAAGGAAATCTGGAGCCCGGTACATATTGCCCGTCGGGAAATAGCCACCGGCTTCGACGGTAGCTTTACAATAGAGAACCGTTACCACTATACGAACCTGAAGGAATGCCATTTCTCCTGGAAGCTGCAACGGCTCCAGGCACAAGAGGAAGTGATTGGCCTGGCGGTGGCACCTGATATCGCACCGTCACAGCAGGGAACGCTGCAACTGCATCTTCCTGCAGACTGGGCGACCTATGATGTGTTGCAATTGAAAGTTTCGGATAGCCGTGGCCGTGAAATTATGACACATACCTATCCGGTGCATCGTCCCGCTGATATGGTAACACAGCTGGTTCATCTCTCCGGAGATAAAAAAATAATTACAGAAAAATCAGACTCACTGATAAAGGTAAGTGTAGGGGATATTTCAATGGTGTTTAATAGTAAGTCAGGATGGTTAACTAAAGTTGAGAATGCGAAGGGGCTTATTCCTTTTGCGAATGGCCCATTGCTGGCGGAGGCCGTGAATAATTTTCAGGCGATTACTGTAATTGAAGAGAATGGGCAGGTTATTATTGAGTCGAAGTTTGACAGAAAGACTTCCTATAATACCCTTCGCTGGACGATCTATCCGTCAGGCTGGGTCAGATTGGACCTGCATTATTTCCCCGGTGCATATTTTACGAATTATATAGGTGCGAATTTTAGTTTTCCGGAGAAAGATATCACCAGCGTGACATACATGGGGGATGGTCCTTACCGGGTATGGAAGAACCGTCAGAAAGGCATGCAGTTAGGTGTTTGGGAGAAGCCGTACAATAATACGGAAACGGGAGAATGGCCATGGATATACCCTGAGTTTAAAGGCTATTACTCCAACCTTTACTGGGCGGAGTTTCACATGAAAGAGAATAGTTTCAAAGTGGTGAATGCCACAGAAGGCGTATTCCTGCGTTTGTTTACTCCTGCCTGGAAAACGGACCAGTGGCATAACTATGAACCATTGTTTCCGCCGGGAGATATATCGTTTTTACAGGGTATCAGCAGTATTGGTACCAAAACACAACGCAATGAAACCACGGGCCCTATGGGCATGAAAAATATTTATTACGACTATGAAAAGGAGCCTGCACGGGCTTTATCCATGACATTATATTTTGATTTTTCAGGAAGATGA